A stretch of DNA from Temnothorax longispinosus isolate EJ_2023e chromosome 2, Tlon_JGU_v1, whole genome shotgun sequence:
TTTCCTACTTCCTTTATGAAGATTTCGTAGGCATCACTTCTCCAACGTGTAAGCCTAAGCAGAGTAATCACGGCGTTTTCACGTTTCTCCTGATCTGCGCTCACGTTAAATGCTAGATCCATTATTTGTGATACCTAATACAAAACAAAAGTtaacgtatatttaaatataatggtttgtaataaaaatatgaactaACTGCGaaagattatatttgtatgacGTTAATATTTATCCATATAATGTGTAGATTATTAATCgataagaagaaataatatattatataataagagaGACAATAACTCAAATCCGTTTGTCAAATTATATGTGCATGATATTGAGTGAAATAAGaactcttattaaaatatatatattgaacatgaaaaatgtgttattatttttatattatctgcTATCACCAAATTAACGTGTCTTGCGAGTTGATGGGTTTTTGTAgttatatgcatatttattttgatattaatacttgctttttccttaatatatttgtctgaaattttacgaaattgcCACGCTATATAAAGATGTGGTAAATCATTTGAGCCAGATGTATCATTTGAGCCAGATGTATCATTTGAGCAAGATGTATCATTTGAGtaagatgaaataattttctcgtcCTCATTCTTCTCGAATGCCTCCTCGAATCTTTCTAACTCTGTTAATGCTAAAAATCTGCGAAACAATGTTACGGGAACGTTAgggaatatttttaacacacTGTTGCAGTCTTCAATCGCTTCATCGTAATTGCCCTGCTCAAAATATGCGGCAGCTCGATTATCGTAATACAATCCTTTCTCAGCGTCGTCTGTTGCTAGTTCAATTGCCTTCGTGTAGTGACTTAAGGCTTCGGACCAATTGCCATTGTTAAACTCTTTATCACCCTCCTCATTCCATTTCTGTGCAGTCATATCTAACTCTGCCATGATAGAACAAAACTACAACACAAAACCAACACAAACCATATATAATGTTGCAATGTatgttttaacataaatagaCTCTCtatgacatattttatacatgtattattttaaatgtgaaaAGCCCAGATTATAaacttattacaaaataattatacgcgAGTATAAGACATTAATGagtcaaaaataaacttacagtttaataataataacattgtaTTTTCTAACGTAAGACCTGgcatataaatcataattgATTGttgcaacaatttttatattagagaGCAGATAGCTAACTTGCACTAGCATTGAAggacaaatttattttcggtAAATTCTCTTCGACATAAATATAGGAGCATTGGGGTTAAATATATACTGAACAATATATGTTATCGACCTACTGATtgtaattcaattattatcgATCATCGCGACAGTTCGGGTTTGGATCGACAACGATTCATGACATTACACGTAGATACTTCAAATAGTTTTAATGCGAGAACAGCAATTATGTGCATTTCGCTGCAGTAGTCAGGGGCAATTTTACACTTCTCCTTTTTATGaatcgaaaatttaaattcttcgaAGAAAGCGTATCCGGGAAGGCGTGCGATTTATCTGAGACTCGCGAGAAATTCAATTGCGTGAGATTAAATCTCGTTCTATTGATATTTATGTCTAATATGACGGTATTTAATGTTTCGTCAACCAAGTGGTtatttcggtttttttctttgacacaTCCAGTTCTTTGGTCTGTTCAAACCAGTTCGAACGTATGTATCGTGTAAACATCAGATCGTCACAACGGTCGGTGGCTGAAGGgtagcataagaaaataaagactCGAGCAAGAAGGACTTTAGATTCGTGAAGGATCACATTTTGACGagataaatattacagtacacaaaatttaatttttcatttacataaaaaagagacattaatacattattatattattataaaatttattataaaattaggaTGTTTTGTCATTCGTCGCTGATCTTTCTTCATACAACGTACATGAGATGTTTCTAAACGTGCGTTTATGTTAATGCTCTAATTGCAACTCATTTAGGACAACTCGTGTACTGTTTAATAGCGCTACAATGGAATTACTGGCTCGATCACTTAGCTTTACTGTTTCACTTATGTAAGATATACAATATTGTGATCGAGCGGGGGGATAAAACGTTTTACTCTACTTGCCTCGACGATTCGTCGAGCTATTTTCGGGCAAAATGTAGTAATCTCACGTTGGTTACAAATACCTTTATTACATCGAATTGGATTACGTTGCACGCGGCAAGATTTTATTCAGATGATCGCGACAAAACAGAACAGAATGTAGATTCTTTTACCTGTCTCACAGCTTTCTGTTGGTTCTCTCGTGTCGCTCAAACCTTCAAACTTCCTGTGCTCGCTCTATGTTTACGATTCTAGGACTTTTCAAGGAGTAATTGAAACCGACAAGCGTTATCCGAAAGAAGCACCGTGTGTCGTCTCGTTGGAAAAGAATTTCATTCGGATTGGTTGTTATTAGCCATGTGACCGGCGTAGCTAATGAGACACCATTCGCTGCGCGTCACGTGACTTTCGATAGCGCGGATTCGACCGCGCGTAAAGTCGTCAGATTTTTCGCAGAATTCAGGATGAGACATTGGATCAGTTTTCTAGTACTGAACTATCTGCACTAGTTCAgcgtttatctttttccttccaatgTGGAGTAAAAAAGATGACCTCTGAACTCGTGCAGCCAGTTcgcagcaatagaaaacagtcGAGCTTTATTATTACAGTGATAAGCTCGAACTTTTGAACGCAACGTACGACATTTTAACGTGTCGAACGTGATATATTATGCGCTTCCCGGTATATCGCTCTTTACATTGGAGGTTATTTGAGCTGTGACGAGTAggctgcttaggtttttttttttattttctgtggAAACATAAGAAACAATATCAAATCTTCAAAGATTCGGCATTTGAATCTGTTATAGAAAACATAAAAAGCGTCAGTAGCTTTGtacacttatatataatcatataaatgtatacattataatatattattattaaatacatatataggttGGATTGATTATTGCGACAAGATGAACAAACTTTAGCGGTGCTAAGAGAAGCGCTTCCATTTTGCAAGAACTAGCCGCCGAAATGAAAATCATTTATACGTCGTCAGCACTCTCCGAGCTTCACTAATTGCTGGTAACGGCGAAGGATGGAATTTTAATCTGCATGAGCGGCAATCAAGAATTCACAAACGGATTTTCGCAGAGACATAATAGCGACGACGCAATCCTGTCGAAAAAAAGTCCTTTCTGTGCTCGAAGAAGCTacatagaatattaaatttatcgtaCGTAAAAAGCGCCGGGGCAGGAGTCTTGTAAACGCAATAaagttctattattattattaattatactatacattgtgctattatttattaaaataaaaaaacaatattctaTTAATGACATTTTAGATCCcagttaatatttacatataattttagaaaatcgtcatgttttacattttatcagTGCTTTTGTGATGATTTGTTCCCTTTGACGTTTTCCTTGATTATGATCCATTCCGCGGCAACCTCTAAAGCAAGAGATGCTAATTCCTTGATCTTGTTTTGTACGGTATCGTTTTACTATATTGTACGTTTGGATTAAAGAGGAAATAGCGTAGCTTTTTCATCGAGGAATTCAAGTTGAGTATTTTCTCACAAGTCTTTTACTGACCGCCGTGATCCTCGCTATAGACCTCCAGTATCAACTGTCttattatcttcatttttGTCGATTCGTCGTTCCACAATGTATCGAACACAAGATACATAATTCTAGAATCTAGCTCGCGACATTGGATAGCAATTTCACGGCATAAagtcaaattttcaaatagtaGTGCGGATTTGAGTTTCAACATGTAGTTATCCGATTTTACATAGTTGGTGAATTTCTCAAATCCTGCCTCGTTAAATATACGTTTTCGCATCTTGTTGTTGACGCTAGCTAGATTGCACAAAGCTGTTAGAGTCTCGCAAGTCTCATTTACGGAACACTCCGGTTCCAGGAAATTTACGATCGGCCGAACAACCTCCACGATTAGCTGACCGGGAAATGCAACCTCAGGATCTATTGTGAGTGCCAGATGCACCAAGGCTCGCGAAGCGTATTTCTTTCCCTTGTCTGTGCCATCCAGCGCTAACGACAACAATGCCTCCGCCCTGCCTTGTTGAACAACTACTTCTCTCACTTCTTCTGGAATACATATCGCGTTGAATACGCGGGCTATCAATTCTTTGCAGTTCCGTTTGTCTGTTTTGGCGAGGCTCGCCAAAGCGCTGGTGACACCGGCCTTCGCTAACGCGCACCGTCTTTTATTCACGAATTCGTCGGTGTTCAGTTTCTCGTTTTGCCCGAAAATGTGATGATACCGGCCAAACTTTAGCAATTCGTTCATCTCGGGTATGAGTTCTTGATTGTCATAAGCGTGTTACACAAATTTACGAACGTCGTGACCACGGCATAGAGTACCGACTGATCGTCAGTCTTGGCAAGCTCGATAATTGCTTCAATGGCTTCTTCGTCTTCGACCAACTTCTCTTTGATCGCGGCGTGGGTAGTAAGATACGACAGGCTTATAATGGCCCATTTTCTCATATCTTCTTTCTTGGGATTGATCAAGAAACGTCTAGAAATCTTGGCCATAAGGGAACGAATTGAAAATCGCGATATCGCGTAAACTGATGCTCTCTTCGAATCTGCTCAACTTGCACAAACTCACAAACGCTTGGACCCGAATTGAATCATCTTTAGATCGATACAGGTTCTCCAATGTTTTTATACCTTTTTCAAGGAACACGTTGAGATAATTATACTTAGTCGCAACGGCAAAGATACATTCGCAAACCACTTTCTGTTGCAATATGTGATCCGTTTCCGCCATAGCGAAAATTATCTCAAATCTCccttttttatagataattgcGTCCGCAACATCTAACGGGCCAAATATTAAGGTTGTTATCGCAACTACTGCACGCACCTGTAAAACAATCgattaaattatgatttttttggtgaaacaataattaatcaaaaaaatattaatatacagttagattttaattaaaaataggaGGAATTTCTGGTTGGAGAAATTAAGAGAAACTAAGTTTcagaaaatacataaatgaaaAAGTCACAGTCtccaataaattttgattaaactctcatattttataatcgtattttaatgtaaaacagAATATACAATActgataattgaaaaagaattatattttgatatttttgcttaaaaagtaGAATTTAAATTGCTCAAAAAcgctataattaaaaagatgacccttaagtttaaataatttaaataatagaaaaagatgTCGAAAAATACCGTCAATTCTGTACTAAGCAATGTATAAGACAAATGCAAATTGTCTCCAATAAAGTCATCGACGGCGTTGATAAATGTTCTCTTATCATCATCATAGTACATcttttcatatacttttgctAAGCACACACTGATTAAAGATCGCGTAGAAGACGTAATGTTCATCGAGGATTCTTTGTATTTGTATTCCTTCAATTGACTGGCCAccttcattaattttttcaaaccgTCAAATTCAACCAATCGTTTGGCCCAGTCTAACGTAGCATAATGAATGTTACgtgtaataaattgtattattgcgTCTCTAGCAAGGCCTGTTATCGTTTTCCTTTTTACACTATTCAACAAGCACGATAGAATCGtgccaatttttttcttatgctCTTCGCACAAAGCCTCGTCGGGTTTTGAATCGGGTTCATCATTCATTCATGCCGCTGTAAGTGTTCAATATATtctgaaattgaaataaccaagaaattattaaattattaattactgaaGTACGTGCATGATAACTACACGTTTTTCGctcaaaatatttacttgtaaataatattgaaacgcGTTGACTCTCTCTGAAGATGTGCTGTTCATCATTTTCAGACAAGAAGGCAGACCGACGTATTTCATAATGGATTCGGTttgattaatattgtttttgcatAACTCGCCTACAATACGAATCGCGCTACAAATCATTTTCTCGTTCTTTTGCAGTTTCACAACATGTGtgattttgaataaattttcctCTTCGAAGATCTGCTCGGCACCAACTTTCTCACGTGCGAGCAcaagcaaattataattattcatagcGGTTTCTCGTTTCTCCTTTTCTGCACTCATGTTAAATGCTAGATCCAACACATTgtgtatacctatatataatacaaagcaaaattaagcgtatacttaaatataataatctgtaaaaaaaattaaataactataaaagataatatttatgacgTGTTTTTTATCCATTTAGTGTGTGTAGACTATTAACGATAAGAgctaataattacataataataaaaacaaaaactttaatCCAATTGTCAAATTAAATGTTGCATTGAGTGAAAAACTCTTACTAACTCTTACTCTAACTCttattatactaatatatcTAGTATGAGAAATGTGTTACagttattatacaataaaaaaactgataaaGGATGGCTATGAGAGTCAGACGCAGTTATCAGTGCGTAAAAGATCCAATTCACTGATTTATTCAATAGTGTATATATTCGTACGTTTCGGCTCGGgattgagccatcttcagtaaaatatacaaaaattaattaataattgctcCCCTTCTCCATTCTTATTCAGTGAGTTTCTTTTTTGATTCTTGACTATTCATTTTTTGAGTTATTATACAGTTATTATCGAGACCAAATTATCATGTCTTGCTAgtaaataaacttttgtaaTAGTTATGTACATATTTACTTTGGTTCTAATTTCTGCATTTTTGTTAAGACGTTTTTGTAGAATTTCAAGTAAGCGCGCCGCTGCGGATCGAACAATTTGGTTATTTGAGtaagatgaaataataatttccgcATCCCGATATGTCTCCTCGAATTTCTCTAACTCCATTAGCGCTTGACATCTGCGATACAATGCCTTGGGATCACTACGATGTATCATTAACGCCATATCGCAGTCTTTAACCGCCTTGTCGTAATCATGCAGCATTAAATAAACGGCAGCTCGATTTTTGTAGTACACTGCAGCTTCTTCAGCGTTGTCCTCTGCTAGTCTCAGTGCGTTTGTATAGTGATTCAGTGCTTTAGCCCAATTGCCTTTTTTATACTCTTCATTACCCTTCTCTTTCCATTCCTGTGCGATCATATCTGACTCTGTCCTGATGGAATCACTCTCtacaatacaaattatataatgctgCATTATATGTTTTAACATGGAAAGATTgtctgttatttatatattttatatgtagtattttaaatgcggaaagtatataaatgacgcaattattactaaatatttatatgcaagtATGAGACATTaatggagaaaaaataaacaacaatttaataacaacAATGCAATTATTAGCATAGGATCttcatataaattgtaatcgattcttgcaatttatatatcggAAAgccaacttttttaacataaaatatcagGTTCATTTCCGGTGAATTATTGACATAATTAGGAGCATTGAAGCCGCTAATTGCAATTCAATTATTGTCGATCGTGGAAATTCGGGTTTGGACCGACGACAATTTAAAATGCTACacgaaaatatcttattttgttttaacgtgaaaaatgcaattatgtACGCTTCGCTGCAAAAGTCAGGGGCAATTTACGTTTCTCCATTTCTCGTGTCGGGAATTTAAATGCCTCGGCGAGAGCATCCGCTtgttctttttcgaagaatttTCTGATCTAGTACACTAGTGCAATAAATTAgagtaaaacaaaatatacttgattcactctaacttattgcaccagttcaggaagtttttcgaaaaagaatagacgGAGGCTAGTTCAAGAAAGACGTGCGATTTATCTGAGAAGcgcgaaaaatttatttgcgtgaagttaaatttcaacattatttttatatgagaaCATTTAACGTGCCGTTAACCGTGTATTTGTTTATCTTTGATACATCCAGTTTTTCTTGGTCTGTTCAAACCCTTAGTTCGGACGTGTTTCGTATAACAGACTGCCACAACTTCCAAAAAATGAATACTCGTTCAACAAAGACTTTAGATTTGTAAGAGGTCACATTtcgataagaaaaatatcacaGTACACGGAAATTAATCTCTTTATTACATAAAGGAAAGAGACATTATTATCGCATTGTAAAAGTACCTTGGTCTGAAATTTGTTATGATATtacgatttattataaaattaggaCGTTTGTCATTCGTCGCTGATCTTTCTTCATACAACGTACATGAGATGTTTCTAAACGTGCGTTTATGTTAATGCTCTAATTGCAACTCATTTAGGAGAACTCCTGTACTGTTTAATAGCCCTGCAATGGAATTACTGGCTCGATCACTTAGCTTTACTGTTTCACTTGTGTAAGATATACAATGTTGTGGTCGAGCAGGGATAAAACGTTTTGCCCTACTTGCCCCGATCCCCGATGATTCGTCGAGATATTTTCGCGCGgccaaaaagtaataatagtaATCTCACACACGTTTGTTGCGAATATCTTTGTTACATCGAATTGGATCACATCAAACGCGCGGTAAGCTTTCATGTAGATCGTCGGCGAAATAGATCTATTATTACCTGTCGGAGTGCTTTCTCCTTGTTCCCTCGTGTCGATCCTAGtacttttcaaaaaatagtttaaaccGGGAAGCATCGGCATAGCTAATGAGGCACGACGCTGCGCGTCACGTGAATTTCGAAAGCGCGGACTCGACCGTGTGGAAAGCCGTCAGACTGATGTTTTGCAGAATTCAGGACGAGACATTATACGGTGTCTTATATAAGCTCGAACTCGTTAAACGCAGCGCCCGACGAAACAAAGTTGCGAGCGAa
This window harbors:
- the LOC139809156 gene encoding protein unc-45 homolog B-like, whose product is MNELLKFGRYHHIFGQNEKLNTDEFVNKRRCALAKAGVTSALASLAKTDKRNCKELIARVFNAICIPEEVREVVVQQGRAEALLSLALDGTDKGKKYASRALVHLALTIDPEVAFPGQLIVEVVRPIVNFLEPECSVNETCETLTALCNLASVNNKMRKRIFNEAGFEKFTNYVKSDNYMLKLKSALLFENLTLCREIAIQCRELDSRIMYLVFDTLWNDESTKMKIIRQLILEVYSEDHGGQ